The Hypanus sabinus isolate sHypSab1 unplaced genomic scaffold, sHypSab1.hap1 scaffold_1088, whole genome shotgun sequence genome contains the following window.
GTTGAGGGGGCATGAGAACAGaggaccacaggaggaagggggatgaggaagggaaatcccacaggaggatgggaatggggaagagcgatcccacaggaagTATGGGGATGGGAACAGAGGCCACACAGGAGAAAGTGGGATAGTGAATCACGTTCCCTTTCCTGGTTTTAGATCATTCGTCCATCTGAACTCCTCTTCTGGGCTCTCTCTTCAcggtcccccttcctgctgttgggcctctgttcccattCCCCTCTTCCTGTGGCATCAGTCTTTCTCATCTTCCTTCCTCCTTattgatctctcttccccatcccacttcctcctcagggatcacttccccctcccccatactcctctgggatcactcttccccatcccccttcctcctctgggatctctcttccacatcccccttcctactctgggatctctcttccacatcccccatcctcctctgggatctctcttccccatcccccttcctcctctgggagctctcttccccatcccccttcctcctttgggatctcctgCCCCATCCTTCCTGCTGTTGGatctccctttcccttcccccttccttctgaagagagaccccacagcatCTGGGTGTATCCGACAGGAAGTGGCGGGTATTCGAACAGAGGCCCTACAGGAGTAagtggatgggaaagagagatcccgcaggaagaggtgggatgggaaagagagatcataCAGGAGGATGGGTGATGGGTCGGAGAGACACCTCAGGAGGAATGGGTTTGGGAAAGAGAGGTCACACAGCTTGAGGGGGCATGAGAACCGaggacccacaggaggaaggggtatggagaagaGAGGCCCCACATGAGAAAGAGTGATGGTgaatagagatcccacaggaggaagggggttgctATGGACAGATCCAATAGTtggaaggaagggggagtgggaacagagagcccagaggatgaaagggggatgggaaagcgaGATCTCACAgttggattgctacctgtgccacgtgctagtgaggctagaaataggaaggtaatgcagctaaatacgtggctgaggggatggtgcaTGAGGGAGGAGTTcacgtttctggacaattgggctttcttccaggggaggtgtgaccagttcgaattggacagtttgcacctgaactggaggggactaacAGCCTTGTCGGTAGGTTAGCAAGTTCTGCTCCGGTGGTTTTAAACTAGATTGCAGGCGAAGGGGGCAGAGTGTTAGAACAGATAGTgaagtggaggaggataaaggacaTGTCAGGACTGCTTTTATAAACAGATATCAATGGTTTGTACGTGGtggaaatgttctcaggtgcatctatttcaaggagcattgtaggtaaggcagatgagtttagatcgtggattggcacatgatgatatcgacattattgctattaataagacggttgcaggaggggcaggactaataactatataaccatataacaattacagcacggaaacaggccatctcggcccttctagtccgtgcagaacgcttactctcacctagtcccactgacccgtactcagcccataaccctccaatcctatcctgtccatatacctatccaattttacttcaaatgacaataccgaaccagcCTCTAACACTtcaactggaagctcattccacacagctaccactatcTGTAAAGAAATTACCCCTCATATTACAATTAaacgtttgccccctaactctcaaatcatgtcctcttgtttgaatctatactcaatggaaaaaagtatatccgcgtcaactctatctatccccctcataagtTTAAATTTCTCTAACGTCCCCCCTCAAACGTctatgcttcaaagaataaagacctaacttgttcaatctttctctataacttctgtgctgaaacccaggtaacattccagtaaatatcCTGTGTACTCTCTCaattttgttgacacctttcctataatttggtgaccagaaatgtacacaatactccaaatttggcctcaccgatgccttgtacaattttaacattacatcccatctcctattctcaatgctctgatttataaaggccaacataccaaaagctttcttaaccacactatccacatgagattccaccttcagggaactatgcaccattattcctcgatcactctattctactgcattcttcaattccctacaatttaccatgtatgtcctatttggattattcctactaaaatgtagtacctcacagttatcagcattaaactccttctgccatctttcagcccactcctctaactggtctaaatctctctgcaaacttttaaaaccaacttcattatccacaacaccacctaccttagtatcatctgcatacttactaatccaatttaccaccccatcatccagatcattaatgtatatgacaaacaacattgacccagtacagatccctgaggcacaccactagtcaccggcctccaacctgacaaacagttatccaccactactctctggcatctcccatccagccactgttgaatccattttactacttcagtattaatacctaacgattcaatcttcctaactaaccttctgtacggaaccttgtcaagggccttaatgaagtccatacagacaacatctactgctttaccctcgtcaactttcctcgtaactttttcaaaaaaactataagatttgtcaaacatgtccttccacgcacaaatccaagatgactgttcttaatcagaccctgtctatccagataattatatataccatctctaagaataccctccattaatttacccaccactgacatcaaactgacaggccgataattgctaggtttactcttagaacctttttaaaataatggaaccacatgagcaatacgccaatccttaggcaccatccccatttctaatgacatttgaaatatttctgtcagagcccctgctatatctacactaacctccctcatgGTCCtacggaatatcctgtcaggctccggagatttatccacttttatattccttaaaacctTCAGCTTCATATTTCGGGTTTCCGTTGATTCAGACATGAAAGAGGTgaaggatgaaagggggaggagtggcattaccatTCAGGGAGAATATTACAGCTGTGCGTAGACAGGACAGCCCAGAGGGTTTGTCTacagaggccatttgggtggagctgaggaacggggaAGGGTagtattatagaccgcccaataggcagagagaattggaggagcaaatctgcagagaggtaGCAGGCCGATGTCAGAAATAGAAAGTTGTAATCGTAGAGGATTTtaaatttccacatattgacgGGGACGCCCACTCTGAGAAAGGGTtagatggtgtggagtttgtcaaatgtgttcaggaaagttttctaaatcaatatattgaggtatcaacgagagagggtgcagtacctgatctcctattaagtaaccagacaggtcaggtgacagaagtatgtgtaagcaaacattttgggtccagtgaccataatgtcattagtttcaagttaattatggataaggataggactggtccgccagttaaggttctgaattggagaagggccaattttgtggaaatgagagaggatctgggaagagtggattgggataagttgttttctggcaaggatgtgttcagtaagtggaacgccttcaagggtgaaattttgagagtgcagagtttgcatgttcctgccaggattaaaggcaaagttaacaggcagagggaaccttggttttcaagggatattggcgatctgcttaagtaggtgtttagcagctataggaaacaaggaacaaatgaggtacttgaagagtatagaaaatgtaagcaaatactaaagaaagaaatcaggaaggcaaaaagaagacatgaggatgctttggcagataatgtgaaggtaaacccgaagggtttctacaagtatattaagagtaaaaggatagtaaaggacaaaattggtcccctagaagttcagagtggtcgtctctgtgtggagcctcacgagatgggggagatcttaaacagtttttttgcgtcagtgtttactcaggaaactggcatagcggaTATGGAATTAAGGGAAACAAACAGTaatgtcatggaacatatagagtttaaagaggagaagctgcttgctgccttacagcgaataaaggtagattaatcccccgggcctgacatgatattccctcggaccttgtgaGAGActtgtgtagaaattgcaggggccttggcagaaatatttaaaatgtcctcagccaggggtgcggtgccggaggattggagagtagctcatgttgttctgttgtttgaaaaaggctccaaaagtacaccaggtaattacaagccagtgagcctgacatcagcagtaggtaaattattggaaggtgttctgagagatcggatatacaaggatttggacagccaagggctgataaaagatagtcagcatggctttgtctgtGGTAGACCAtgtttaatgaatcctgtagtgtttttcgaggaggttaccaagaatacatatgaaggaaaggctgtggatgttgtctacattaacttttgtaaggcctttgacaaggtcccacatgagaggtTAGTTCTAAAGGTCCAGACAccaggtatccatggagaggttgtaaactggattcgaattggctgtgtgggagaagacagagagtggtagtggatgattgcttctcagactggaggcctgtgactagtgctgtgtctcagggatctgtgctgggaccatcgTTGTTTGTAGTCTGTATCAattatctagatgataatgtgataaattggatcagcaggttTGCGAATGACACTAAGatagaggtgttgtggacagcgaggaaggctttcaaagcttgcagagggatctggaccaactggaagaatgggccagaaaatggcagatggaatttaatgcagacaagtgtgaggtgttccattttggaaggacaaatcaaggtatgaCATACACGataaacggtagggcactgaagagtgcggaggaacagagggatctgggggttcaGATGCACAActctctgaaagtggcatcacagggagacagggttgtaaagaaggcttttgccaccctggcattcataaataaaagtactgagtataggagttggaatattatggtgaggttgtataagacattggtgaggccaaatttggagtattgtgtgcggttctgaTCACCTAACTATATCAGTACTATATACGATATCAGTaagtttgaaaaagtgcagagaagatttactaggatgttgcccggtcttcaggagttgagttacagggaaagattgaacaggttacgactttattccttggagtgcagaagaatgaggggagatttgatagaggtttacaatattatgagggtatagacggggtaaatgcgaataggctctttccacatagattaggagagataaatatgagaagaCATGGCTTCatcgtgaaaggggaaaggtttagggggagcattaggaggaacttcactcagagggtggtgagagtgtggaacgagctgccgtcTGATGAGGAAAATATGGACTCACTGTTaagctttaagaataaattggatagatacatggatgggagaggaccggagggttatggactgtgtgcaggtcaatggaactagcgGAATAAGGTtttggtacagactagaaggactgaatggcttgttttctgtgctgtagtgttctatgattttatgattctatggggaggagagttcccacaagcaaaaggggaatggggatggggaagcgagatctcacaggaggtcgggggatggggaagcgagatcccacaggaggaagggggatggggaagagagatcccacaggacgaagggggatatagacagaaaataaacaggatgaagggggaagggGTTAAGAAATCggccaggaggaagagggatgtggaacagagttcccacaggaggaagtgggattgggaagagaaatTCCACAGGACAATGgggcatgccaaagagagatccgacaggaagaagtcgatgggggagagagatcccacaggaggaaagggtatggggaagagagttccaacagcaggaagggatagggaagagaaatccacaggagcaagggggatggggaagagagatcccacaggaggaagagggatggggaggagagatcccacaaaaggaagggggatagggaagagagatctcacaggaagggtggtggggtgtgtggacaagacatcccacaggaggatgaggaaagagtaatagagagtccacgggaggaatggggatgggggcgAGATTCCAAAGAATGGAAGGGAGATTGGGATGAGAAGTCCCACAGGAGGATTTCAAGGGTAAACGATAATCCTACAAGACGAGACGACGCAGACATTTTTTGTACGtgtgtgttgggtctgaacagagaCCCAGAGGAGATGCGCCCTCGCTCTTTGCGTATCTGGAAGTgagcaaagtcacacacaggGAAGGGCAGTGGGAcgacaatctcacaatggtatttctttcctttctcactgggacagtctgctgacggtctcttgtccctcaccgggaagggggtgtgaatctctgacccacctgctacagtcagtgtcggtctgggtgtcagtcacagtgagaaggaacattgttaatggacgtgtcacaggcagcgagaaacacggccattcctgtgatttactaccattaaaccaatggtcattgttcactgatctgatgaagtctcgaacatcccttcacaaggaaccacagaaccctcccgtccttggggaattactgactgatcccctgggcatttgtcacaattcttcacaatctgatttactacaAATTTAGCAAAATTCCTTtccattgaaacaacacaatggaacagtctcagagatcagagtgagagataaatcaagttacctcaactcctggcacttgtgcagcccgggtcccagccgctggattccttcacactgaatgtggcagttccccaggtcgaggtgttttattgtatcacagagtccgatggcatgagacaggactgcgcagtcaatcggggtcagtgtcattccactgaatgaaagtgtttccacagatcccagtgcggcctgagccagtccacgattctgagactcaaacaggtagtgcaatgtgttcaggaggctccttttaccagcttcaatCCCTGTGTTTCCACTCtgacgtttaacctcctccttcacccagtcaatcacccggcaggttgtttgatgaggaaatggacccagaaactcctccaggccccgagctgccattgggttggagagaccagcaacaaaacgaagAAATACCTCAAACCGCCCATCTGTTGTGCTGTggacttcagtgaggaatttcaggatattcctggaatgtggattcaggaattgtgcgactgcagctacaaactcttggatggtgaggtgtgggaatgtgtacaccacgcttcgggcagaatcctctctctccaaaagctccatcaggaacccggacaggaactgggaaggctgcagattgtacttgatcaaatcatcatctgtaaacacaatcttcttctcggacactcctctgaaggccatctgaccaaccctgagtaacacatcacgagggatctcaatctcacggccgtggtttttcaggatgttgtaaatatagtaggagtacagttgggtgatggtcttgggaactcgctgcgggtccctgactctttgtgtgaagaaggggcccagtgccagggcgaggatccagcagtaggaggggttgtagctcatagtgtacaggatctcgttctccttcacgtgtttgaaaacagctgccgccaccgtctgatcttcaaaatgtctgatgaaatattccttccgttcctcacctgaaaatcccaggatttcagcttcGGTACCGATctcagccttttccaataaatgtaacgcagtgggacgggtggtcaccagcactgaacaccctgggagcagcttgtgctggattaaactgtacacaatgtcagacaccttgcacttgtattcaggatctgtgcatgtgGACCGAGTTTCCGTGTCTCTCCGACCGTCAGAAAAATTAATTTGgtcattgaattcatccaaaccatcaaatataaacagcgatccctctgggttcttccagacttctctcaggatattcccaaagtaaggatactgatccaggaTCAGTTCCTTCAGATTTATTCTGCATTTATTATTTAAAtcgcggaatttgaaactgaagacaaactggaattgttggtatattttccccgtggcccagtcatgaacaatcttttgtaccattgttgttttcccgatccccgggactccggccactgctgccgaactcccagatttggatAAACTctgggaaaagctgctctggaacaactgatcagtccggattttttccagctttccacggagatgtttctctctccactcctcgtggtctctgcctcttgccagcagctcatgttccaccattaGCCggtctcgaacagtagaaatgaccgtgagctcagcgtatcgatcaaccagctggaaaaccttcaccttctccctcatcaggatcgtgttcactctcagtgtttcagtttgtgcccgcagagtctccttgtgtttctgttgaacatcttccatgggaacagacaGTGGACAAACTGTCAGATGCCTCAGCTCAGAACTCAGTATTTAAGCACACCAGAGTTAGCTCAGAGCTGTTGCATTAATTGGATTTGTCAATGGTTGTTCGTACAGTAAAGTAAATTTGATTAACAGACCTCTGACTGGACAGAGAGGCCTGTTCCAGATAAACACCAGATCATCACATTTTCACATTAACTGTGCTGTGAAGGTGAGTAtttccctggtagtttactgaccccCAACTGTTCCGTACTGGACAACATCTCACTACTGCCACAGATATCATTGCTCCTAAGGAAGTATCTTTTAATCCCTTGTGTTGATGTGGCGTATGGAGATAGAGTAGAAGGTGGTGGGCATTCTGTCAAAGGAACAGGTCGGGGAATCACagctcaccctcccctcccaccatcaCTGAATCAAAATACAAagcagcagatttgctgatcagAACATGaactgtgggtgggtgggtggggtgcgtGGGATCTCAAAGTGTGTTCGAAAcctgtcggggtgtgtggggttatGCACTGTGTCCGGCCTCTGCCAGGGATGTATGGGGAgagcacagtgtgtcaggaacatgtcaggtgtgtgtggtgtctcacagtgtgtcaggaccctgtcaggtgtgtggggtctcacagtgtgtcaggaccctgtcaggggtgtgtggggtctcacagtatgtcaggaccctgtcaggggtgtgtgggttctcacagtgtgtcaggaccctgtccggggCATATGGGGtcccacagtgtatcaggacactGTCAAGGGCGTGTGGGATCGTAAAGGTTGTCAGCGCCCTAACCGGCATGTGTGGTGTTTcacagtgtcaggaccctgtcagaaatATGTGGAGTCTCGTAGTGTGTCAACCTGTTTAGGGGTGTGAGGGGTCTCAGCATGTGTCAGTATCGGGTTAGGAGTGTGTGGTCTCACATCCTGTCAGGACAGTGCcagcggtgtgtggggtctcagtgtttcaggaccctgtcaggcatgtgtggtgtctcacagtttgtcaggatcctgccaggagtgtggggtctcagggtttgtcaattgataatagacaataggtgcaggtgcaggcaattcagccttttgagccagcaccgccattcaatgtgatcatggctgatcagccacaatcagtactccgttcctgccttctccccatatcccttgactccgcaatctttaagagctctatctaactctttcttgaaagcatccagaaaattggcctccactgccttctgaggcagagcattccatagatccataactctctgggtgaaaagtttttcctgaattccGTTCTACATGAACTAACCCTTATTGTTAgctgtggcctcttgttctggactcccccaacatcaggaccatgtttcctgcctctagtgtgtacaatcccttaaaaatcttatatatttcaaacaGATCCCCTCACATCCTTCTAACTTCCAGAGTATCAGGACCCTATCTGGCATGTGTGGCATCTCATGGTGTATCACGAACCTGTCAAGGGAGTGTCGCTTCTGACAGTGTGCcaggaacctgtcaggggtgtgtggggtctcacagtgcgtcaggacaatgtcaggggtgtgtggggtctcacaatgcgtcaggaccctgtcaggggtgtgtggggtctcacagagcgtcaggaacctgtcaggcgtgtgtggggtctcacagtctgtcaggaccctgtcaggggtgtgtggggtctgacagtgtgtcaggatccagtcagtggtgtgtgggttctcacagtgtgtcaggaccctgtcagagaagtgtgggatctcacagtgtgtcaggatcctgtcaggtgtgtatggggtctcacagtgtgtcaggatcctgtcagaggtgtgtggggtctcacagtgtgtcaggatcctgtcaggggtgtgtggggtctcacagtgtgtcaggattcTGTCAGGTGTGTATGGAGTCTCACAGTctgccagga
Protein-coding sequences here:
- the LOC132386279 gene encoding NACHT, LRR and PYD domains-containing protein 3-like encodes the protein MHQGSSSGGAPVTSTTGKDTGPSSVITELLSSWDDSQLLQLTDIYRDRLEQAMEGGVHGVSLALTAENQFSGEEHRKISDLADKGERADSSKLLLSLVMEKGSRARRVMWETFVKMRIGVPEMDKILKEIQEHDCDPSHQPISAQLLLKVLSELKDVQQKHKETLRAQTETLRVNTILMREKVKVFQLVDRYAELTVISTVRDRLMVEHELLARGRDHEEWREKHLRGKLEKIRTDQLFQSSFSQSLSKSGSSAAVAGVPGIGKTTMVQKIVHDWATGKIYQQFQFVFSFKFRDLNNKCRINLKELILDQYPYFGNILREVWKNPEGSLFIFDGLDEFNDQINFSDGRRDTETRSTCTDPEYKCKVSDIVYSLIQHKLLPGCSVLVTTRPTALHLLEKAEIGTEAEILGFSGEERKEYFIRHFEDQTVAAAVFKHVKENEILYTMSYNPSYCWILALALGPFFTQRVRDPQRVPKTITQLYSYYIYNILKNHGREIEIPRDVLLRVGQMAFRGVSEKKIVFTDDDLIKYNLQPSQFLSGFLMELLEREDSARSVVYTFPHLTIQEFVAAVAQFLNPHSRNILKFLTEVHSTTDGRFEVFLRFVAGLSNPMAARGLEEFLGPFPHQTTCRVIDWVKEEVKRQSGNTGIEAGKRSLLNTLHYLFESQNRGLAQAALGSVETLSFSGMTLTPIDCAVLSHAIGLCDTIKHLDLGNCHIQCEGIQRLGPGLHKCQELRLGQNELGDSGVKLVSAALRNPECKIQKLWLRKVGLTGSGAEDFASTLSANRTLTELNLSDNKLGDSGVKLVSAALRNPECKIQKLGLDSVGITDCGAEDLASALITNPILTELNLSYNKLGDSGVKLVSAALRKPKCKIQKLVLRSVGLTDSGAEDLVSAVSTNPSLTWLNLRYNSLTDRSHPTLRRLILTLPNLKRIRLEYNRFTETGRKELRSLQEPRPGLRVDL